Below is a window of Thermodesulfomicrobium sp. WS DNA.
TGGCGTCTCCTTATCCGTGCGGCGGGCAAAAAGAAAGGCAGGACGAATCCTGCCTTGAGCTCCAGACCAGGCAAGGATTATTTGCCCTTGGCCGCGCGCTTGGATGCCTTGAGGGGGTTGATTTTTGCCTTGGTCTTGACCTCGCGCACGATATGGGTGGCAAAATTGCAATCCCCCAAGCGCCACTTGGCGGCCGGCTGCGGGTAGGTGTTGCAGAACTTGCCGCCGTCGAACTCTTGGATGCGGTTGCAGCCTTCACACTTATCAATAATTTCCTGCATGATGATGCCAGCCACCTGGACTCCTTTGTCCGTGCGCACGGCATTACTGAAATCGACTGCCATAAGGCGTTCCTCCGTTATGCTTGCCCTTGTTGGTTTTTTTGGCTGGGGCGTTGGATGCAGACCCGTTGCCATGAACCAAAATCCCTGGGGCCGTCAAGGGGCAAAACCTGCACTCACGAAGAGGTGTTTTCCTCATCGTCGAGCAGGATGATGGCAAATTCGTCGTCTCCCTCGGATGCAGTTGCAGATGCCGCTGGCGGCGCGGATGGCGTCGCGGGCTTGGCGGCTGCGGCTGCCGCAGGCGGTGTGGGCGGGCCCAAGAGTTCCTCGAGTTCGGGGATGAACAGATCTTCGGACGCGGGTTTTTCCGCGCGTGCGGGGCTTGGCACGGTGGAAGCTGGGGCGTCTGGGGAGGAAGTCTTTGGCGCAGGCACAGGTTCTTCTTCGATTTCCAGCACCAAATCGAGTTCTGTTTCTGCTGCGCGCTCCGCAGGAGATTGGGGCGAGGCCTCTTCTGGGGTAGGAATCTCCGGCTCCAGGAGGATGTGGTCGCTTGCCGGCATGTCGGCGCTTAAACGCTCGAGGAAGTCTTCTTCGGGAGTCACGTCGTCGAGTGGCTCCAAGGAGGGCTGCGACGCATTGGGGATGGGTTCGGTCATCAGCGGGATGTCCACTTCGATCTCGGGGAGCGGCTCCACCGTGGGCGGCTCGGCGAGGCTCGGGACTTCGGGGAGGTCTTCCACCGTCCCCGAGGGGGGCGTTAAGGCAGAAGGGGGAGCGGCGTCTGAGGTAAACTGGGGAAGGTCGTCGATATCGATGAGCGCTGTCCCTGCCGGGATCTCGGGCTCTGGCGCGGGCGGAGGGGCGAGCAGGTCATCCACGTCGAGGAGGTCCGAGGCGATGGGTTCGGCCTGTGGCGTGGAGGAGAGCCACGGAAAGCCGTCGCTGCGCATCCAGTCAAGGCCCAGGGCCTTGCGGGACTCTTCCCAAGAAGTATTGCATTTGGGGCACACCTTGAGGTGGTCCTGGGCGTGGTACCGGCATTTGGAACAGTACATACAATGCCCCCGACGAATGGATTGGAACGAACGCTCTTGTGCTTAATGGGAAAGGCGAGGAAAATGCAAGAACAAGGATGGGGGCGTGTTCGACTCCGTGTGCGCCCGCGAGTTGACTTGGAAGGGGAAATCTGATTTGCAGGCTTGCTTTGCAAAAAAGTGGAGGTTTGGAAAAAAGTGTCTTTTTTCCGAGACTTGGATTATCGGCGCCAGCGCATGGTGGCATCCCAGATTCGCAGCCGGGGGGTGAGCGATGAGCGGGTGTTGGCGGCCATGGAAGCGGTGCCGCGGCACCTCTTCGTGGATGAAGCGCTGGCCTCTCAGGCCTACGAGGACCACCCCGTACCCATCGGCCATGGCCAGACCTTATCGCAGCCGTACGTAGTGGCGCTCATGTCGTCCTTGTTGGAGGTGCATCCCAAGGATCGAATTTTGGAGATCGGCACGGGCTCCGGGTATCAAGCGGCCGTGCTGGCGGCCATGGGGGCGG
It encodes the following:
- a CDS encoding PxxKW family cysteine-rich protein, with amino-acid sequence MAVDFSNAVRTDKGVQVAGIIMQEIIDKCEGCNRIQEFDGGKFCNTYPQPAAKWRLGDCNFATHIVREVKTKAKINPLKASKRAAKGK